taccggctgaatcagctgttggatcgtGTGTTTTTTTAAGTCTCCCGATCGTACAAGAATATAATTTATGGTCAACGCCTTAGTAggtaaacactcccattcgttgtagcagggactttctatactaagtatatactagactAGTAttgaaagtccctggttgtagttatatacatgttcaGCTTTCCACAATATTGAAATCGAGTCAAGAtcctcaaaacaaaaaaaaaatatcttgcgttctattatcttgctttatatgttttttgaacttgccagtttctaaaaaaaaatatctttaaatacagataataattgttagCATGAAAATTGCTCCAAGGATCCAGCAAAACTGatctttcttaaagtaaggaaatcgaaggaaaacgggtaatttttagcaaaatcatttgagaaaaaaatccgcggtcacaatatatttaatgttaacaattatacgtcaaaagtacggccttcacgacggagccttggctcaccccgaatagcaatctcagcttgtttttgcataagtttgagttgcttccaggttcaagcaatactgatgtttcttaaagtaaggaaatcgaaggaacgggtcatttttagccaaTGACTGAGGGAAAAAAAATCGGCGCCCCTATCTTGGGGGCCGCATTCCGCGGTCCCacacccctgcctcccctgaattcgaaccctagttacggccctgacttggacctgtatttttttatttccgtATTAATGATTTCTTTTTTGGTCGAATACTGTTTTTTTTAACCATACCGATGATAGCAACTACAAAGTTTAATCTTTGGAAGCAGTTATTACACCATTAGAGGAAGATAGTAACTCCCTAGCTGATAGATAAATAACTTGAGATAATTAAGATGATATAATTTTATCAACCTGATCATGGTGCCCAAAGTTTGAGCtatatacaatcaaatgaattacaaaataaagcacagtaAATGATTAAAGTACAGTTAAACTAAAAACATGAATACCCATTCAAACAAGGTATCGTgttatttataaaacataaagTAATTTTGGAAGCCACTGTGAATTTGACAGTGGAATTTGAGAAATTCAACAATTTAATGGTCCTtggtctatgggagacaacttCTGAtcgattttattatatattttttattttttattttttcaaactacATTGATATTTTCTACGAGTTTCTTGCGTTCTTCAAAAAGGGAGTGCAATAATTTAGATACGTTTAAAATAGAACTTGAGTAACTTGCAAACAAATCCTCTGATGAAACAATCCAAACCGAAATTTCATTTTATCAGAtaactaagaaaaaaaattaatatcctgATATCATGGTTCTCCTCATACAAAACGAGAGCTAACccgaaatgttttataaatagttTCCAATGACACATATTGGGCTCGTCATATTAATATATTTCTTTCTTGTTTGTTTACTCAAATAGTTCAATTACTCAATTCAATGGATATGTATGtcgtttttggcggcgtgtacactgtcctgtgttgatagacgtctttaTAAATCAAAAAACCtcaaattttcattatttcatgcgtgaggggatcggttctgattgaggacatcgtgaatgcgcgAGGGGACGTGAAATTATATCTTTATATCCAATCTATGAGTCGTTGAGagttgcctaaatttggttagattgttcatgaacaacacatttgtgtgcataaacaaaaatatgaaatataattttgaaataactataaatcaccaagttttctttatatgaaCAAACAGTTATCGGTTAGACTGTTTAATCCACTGGTTTaatcatactgtggattcattatttgtcgttggataccaattttcgtaggtTTTGTGGGTACAGTTTAATCACGAATTCAAATGTGCAACCAACacattttcaataggctttgtaaaAAGAGATTGACatatcaaatatccacgaatgtGCAAGTTTTCaccaacaaaaaaacatttgtgtgcataaaaaaaaattatgagatagaattttgaaataaattgtaggaagataggttttattgtacgatgaatataaagaaaaaatcgcgatgaataaacaaaaaaatcgTGTCAACGATTTTGCTCAAGATTGCTACAAATTAAAGTTAGAATTTTCCCTATCAGcccagtatatattttttacgaAAAGAGTTATCTCTCCTTGAATTgctcatttgaagaaaaaaaaatgattgtgaaaacacaaattttgatatttgttgaTTTATACAATAAAGTGCCAAGTTTtctgtatactgtggattcacttattttattgggtatcaattttcgtggattgccgaaaatttgcatattcgtggatatttgatttgtcAATCTCTTTATACACAGCCTATTAAAAATTTGTTAGTTGCACATTTGAATGCGTGAATAAACCGTGACTGTATCCACGAAACCTACGAAAATAGGTATCCAACTACATATAATGCATCCACAGTATGATTAAACAGTCTGACCAATAAACTGCAAATGATGTCTCTAAACTAGACCGAGTATTTGCCCAAACCTGCAAATTGGGAgacatatttgcaatttattggttagactgtttGTTCATATAAAGAAAACGTGGTGATTTATTGTTATtacaaaattctatctcatattTTTTGTCTGCACACAAATGTGTTGTTCATGAACAATCTATACAAATTTAGGCAACTTTCAAAGACTCATAGATTggatataaagatatgatttcacgtcccctcacgcattcatgatgtcctcaatcagaaccgatcccctcacgcatgaaataatgaaaatttgaGGATTTTAGatttatgtataatcactagaaaaagcATTAgagattatacataataactgaaatgaagaaaacGTTTtctttaggccaaataaaaatatatgtgtggttccagtaaccctaccgtccctacttttttggcttaaaaatagcctaccctaaagatttaattgtcatttttcattaagcactgttaaagtcagaatgttgctcccatagactcaatgtaaaaaaaaacataaaataaaaaaaaatccctacctacctaccctaactttttttcagatgtaactggaaccacacatacttttttatttggccttacaaagaaaatgaataaaagtcaaataatttattctattacatttaaatcatattaaaacatctttataaacataaattgcaaatgttaagcacaatatatcaaaaggataacccaattttttttatacttacttACTGCCCTTGTACGCCATTGGCGTATAGGGCAGTAACGAAGATTTTCCACTTTTGTCTGTCGTTGGCAGTTTTCTGTAGTGTGCCCCATGTCTGTTGGTATTTACTAGCCTCTGCCTCTACAGTTCTTCTCCATGTCATTTTGGGTCTTCCTCTCTTTCTTTTACCTTCTGGGGTCCAGTGGAGTGCTGTCTTTGTGATATCCTCCTGGTCTTTCCGCAGGACATGCCCAATCCACCTCCAGCGTCTTCTCATTATTGTTGTGGCTATATCTTGTTGTTGGCATCTGATGAAGAGGTCCTCGTTTGAAATTTTATGTGGCCAAAAGATTCGCAGAATCCTTCTTAGACTTTTAGTATGGAATACGGACAGCTTGTTTTGATCTTGTTCTGTCATCCTCCAACATTCTGAACCATACAAAAGTACAGGCAAGACACAGCTGCTATAAAGTTTGAGTTTGGTCCGGATGGTATATTGACCAGATCTCCATACAGCCTGCAGATTGTAAAGAGCTGACCGTGCCTTTGATAGTCTTCTTTTGATGTCGCATTCTGCGCCACCATTGGAAGTAACAGTGCTGCCAAGGTATGTGAAGGTATCAACAAGTGATAATGTTTTTCCATCCAGCAATACTGACCCTGGGTTGTTTACATTAAGTGTCATGACTTCAGTTTTCTTTACGTTGATTTTCAGCCCTATCTGTCCTGAATATTTTTCTAACTCTGAGGTCTTATCTTGAATATGTTGGTGTGTGTGAGACATTAATGCTAAGTCATCAGCAAAATCTAGGTCTTCCAAAGTGGTGAAAGTGTCTCATCTTATGCCTCTTGGTGTATTAGCTGTTGTTTGTCTCATTATCCAGTCAATGACTATAATGAAGAGTGTCGATGACATGACACACCCTTGTCTTACTCCTGATTTTACTTGGAAGTATATATCACTGTATCCAACCCTGCACTGAAATCTCTTGTAGAATGCTTTTATGAGGTTAATAAGATGTTGTGGAATGCCATATGATCGCAATATTTTCCAAAGACTTTCCCTGTGGATGCTGTCAAATGCTTTCTCGAAGTCAACAAAGTTTATATATAGCTGCCGTTGCCATTTTGTGCATTGTTCTATAATATTTCTTAATGTAAATATTTGGTCGACGCAACCTCTCCCCTGACGAAAACCTGCTTGTTCTTTTCGCAGTAGATCATCAATGGAGTTTGCGATTCGTCTAATTATGATTTTTGCCATGATCTTACTTGGGATGGAAAGTAGTGTAATGCCACGCCAGTTGTTACAATCATTAAGTGCTCCCTTTTTTGGTATTTTGATTATAGTGCCATTATTCCAAATGTATGGTATCTGTGCTTTATTCCAGATGTCTTTAAAGATGTTATAAAGCAGGATGGCAGATAAACCTGGGTCTAATTTAAACAGTTCAGCATTCAGATTGTCGTTTCCAGgtcattttccattttttagaCTTTTGATTGCAGATATTATCTCATTCATTTCAGGTGGTTCTATGCTGATTTCTAGTTCGTTGTTATTTTCTGCAATATTAGGGAGTTCTGTTGGAGTTGGTCTATTAAGTAGCTCACTGAAATGTTCTGTCCATCTTTGTTCTTGTTCATTTTCGGATGCTAACAAATTCCCTAGCTTGTCTTTTACAGGAATATTAGACGATGCTGTATTTTTGCCacaaataattttggttattttatataAGTTGCCTTGTTCGCCTTTGTTAGCTGCTTCTTCTGCCTTTTCAGCTATAGGCTATCCATATGGGCTCTCTTGTCGTTTCTCACCATTCTATTCACGTTTCTGTGTATTTGGCTATATTCGAGTTGGTATCTTTCTTTAAGACGTTGTGATTTTGCCTCGTTCAACTTTTTCTTCTGATAGTAATATTGTCTCATGTTCTAGGTGTAATCCAATCTTTATGCTTCTGTTTTTGTTTAAATCCAATAGATTTGTCTGCACTTTTAGTAAATATCTCAGaaattttctcccatttatcatCAATTGTTTCTGTGTCATCTTCATCATTTAagttttctaaaattttgaatCTATTTCTTGTCAAGGTTGTATATTCTTTTCTTACGTTGCTTTCTTTCAACTTTTCGATGTCAAACTGCTTCCAAGATCTTGTGTTCTTTCCATTAGCCCTGAGTTTGAGTTTAATGTCAGCTGTTACCAAATGGTGATCACTTCCAACATCAGCTCCTCTCTTGACTTTAACATCCAACAGGGATCGTTTCCACATTCCATTTATCATGATGTGATCTATTTGGTTCTTGTCTCGTTGGTTTGGAGAGCACCATGTCAATTTATGAATGTGTCGATGGGGAAAAATTGTCCCTCCTATTACATAGTTGTTAGTGGTACATAGTTCTGCTAGTCTTTCACCATTCTCATTCATATTACCACATCCATGATTTCCCATAGCTCTTTCATAGTGGGTGTTACTAGATCCAACTTTGGCATTCATATCTCCCATGATGATTTTGATGTCGTGCTTTGGGGTTTTGTCTATTTCCTGTTGGAGTTGTTCATAAAATGCATCTTTTTTCTCCTCGCTGGAATCATTTGTTGGAGCATAACATTGCAATATAGTCATGCTGACCTCTTTCCCTTTTAACCATGCCATAATCAGCCTACTATTTATTGGTTTCCATTCCATCAGATATTTCGCCATTCCTTTCTTCAGAATAATTGCTACCTCTTCATGATGATGCCCATCAACTCTTCCAGAGTAGAGTGTAGTTTCTCCAGTTCTTGTTGTTATTCTCCCAGAGTCTGTCCATCTGCTTTCACTTACGCCTAAAATATGTAGTTTGTAACGTCGCATTTCAGATGTAATTTCTGCAAGTTTGCCAGCAGATTACATTGTACGGACATTCCAGAACCCAATTCTAGTTTTAGTTTTGGCTGTGTTTAGGGCCTCCAGATTCTTGTTGGTAGTTTCCTCTCGGCTTTCACTGCCAACAGTCATACTTGCTCCACTGTTGCTTTGGAGGCTCTTCTCCACAATTGTAGATAAATTCTTCGTTACTGTTTCTGTAACATAACTTTTTTTACAAGTTTGGGTTGTTAGCCCTAAGCTAAACCTTTTACGTGAAGGGTCGGGTTTTTCTGTCAGGATGTTCCTTCCCTTAGACGATTGCTGTTACTGAGCTTACGAGCTCCATCTACCCGGATTTTCTGTCTGGATTTACTTCCATAGCCTTTGACTTTTACTAGGTCATCCACAAGGCAGTGAAGCTATTTGCCCATAGCTGGGGGCTAGGTTTGCAGGCATCAGGGCGTGTCCACACACCGGTGGTCCTGCATGCCGTGCATCTAGGGGCCTAGTCTCCCCCGAGACCCTGTGGTTCTGCCTGGGATCGTGTGATACCCAGTTTAAATCTGCTACCTCGAGAAGGATCCCATATCTGGGCAACATTGGTCTTACTGCATGAGAGGATATAACTGGCAGGGAAGACTTACGCACTCGGCTTCCTTTTCACAGCAAGCTGCTATCCAGTGGTGAGGCTGAAAGCGAAAGTGACAAGCACAAACACAACATCAACACACTGTACGCATCATACAATCAttacagcaaataaaaaaaatataaatggttaGAAAAACATCTGAAAATTCCTCAAAAAAGGGAATTAGCAACCACGAACTGTCTCGATGAGATACCCTGTTTTGTGGCAAGGCGATATTCTTTTTAGACTTTTTGTGAACAATTGCCACTGCATGTATGTTTTGTTGGGGTTTCCCTTTCCCTATTTACCCTGTTGAATCATtatgagaatattacaccaaGCGCCAGCTCCTTgaatatttcgagtggtcacatcagctacgaccTGTACACGATGGTTCCACGATGGGtacaagacagaaaaaaaaaaagaaatatatataatcgTACTGTCGTAGGTTTGTCGAAAGTCGGTCGTGCGACAGTCGTGCGACAGTCGTACGACAATCGTGAGTTGTTTGTGtctatttttcaggttttcatgTCATGGGATGCGCATGTCACTACATTGTTTCACTGTCGTGCCATTGTCGTGCCACTGTGATGCCAGGGTCGACTCTCGGCAAAGCTCTTTAAAAATGCCTGGCTCCATCCGCATGAATCCAATGAAATCACCAGCAGATTCCCGCTCCAACTCTTGCATCAGTGTACTATACTACCCAAATAGCATGCGCCGTTCGACCCATGGCCTAAGCCACCAATGTCGGGCGTTTCACTGGTTCCTATACTGTTCACGGGCTCGAATCAACGCTAACAGGACCTTATTTCGCTCTTGTAGGAGTCCGGCAAGGCGCCTATTCAGCAGGACAAAGCATAATCGTTCTGGTGATATAGCCATCCTCTTTTAAAACGGTAGACGGTTtgtttaaaattccaaaaaataattCCCGTCGAATTGTATTcttctaaataaaacgaaaatatgtTGCACGACGAACGTACCACCGTCGAACGACACGTTGTGCGAGCATCGTACGACATTTGGTATTCGTGAGACAATCGTACGAcgattgttttatttaaatggttTATGTTGGTACCCtcgatatatttataaatttactgtttacaaatttttgaattttttgaaatactaaggcttttctacctcaggcatagattaccttagctgtatttggcaaaacttttaggaattttggtcctcagtgctcttcaacttcgtactttatttggcctttttaacttttttagattcgagcgtcactgatgagtcttttttagacgaaacgcgcgtctggcgtatatactaaatttagtcctggtatctatgatgagtttatttacaaccactgggtcgatgccactgctggtggagatttatttccccgagggtatcacaagcccagtagtcagcactttttgtgctgacatgaattgtcattgatatggttatatttataaatttactgtttacaaatttttgaattttttgaaatactaaggcttttcttcctcagacatggattaccttagctgtatttggcaaaacttttaggaattttggttctcaaatctcttcaacttcgtactttatttggcctttttaacttttttggattcgagcgtcactgatgagtcttttatagacgaaacgcgcgtctggcgtatatactaaatttagtcctggtatctatgatgagtttaattatcgacgatgtgtttatcgcacgacagTCGAACGACTGTGGTAAGAAACTCTCTcgacagccacaagacagtgacacgacaaaaaatcgtagagcaaaaaaggtgcatgtccaaTTTTCGTCCCACGACATGAGACAGAGCCACGATGCTCAAAACATCGAGCGACTGTCGTGCGATTGTCGGACGACGATCACAGATGACCCGCGGTTTTACCAAATTTCATGTCGTGGCCCTGCATAGATGTGTcgtgggttcgttgtgaccagggctttaGTTCTGCCTGTTTTTCTAAACATGTATATGCGTAAGTTCTCTCAGTTTAAATTTCTTATTCATtggaacaaacaaaaaaacacaaaacagatGTTCCATAATCTTCTTCACCATTTGTTTTGCATGTACCACACATAACATGCTCTGTGaatttacaaatagaacatgaatatccatttgacacttttataaacaaacaatataagtaAAGTTTTTGCTATAAAGGGAATGttgatattattgatttttaaatcttcaactttatctcgaaaccAAGAGTGGGTTATATCTTTAAAATCATCTTTTGTCATgtctgtgtttaaaagcaaacttatttcatctggcaaggaatGTGAAAGATTAAAATGAtaattgtctatatttttgttatcaaaCAAATGATCTTTAAATTATTGATAATCCCTTGtatcatattagggaatttgtagaataattattaaaatgttattttcaggGATTAATATATATAGTTACTAATGAtttcagtgattctacatattcccttaAAAATCAGgaattctacataatccctgattatacaaattcactgtaacatatatactgaACAATGAGATATAGTACCAAACTATGAAACACGTACAGTAACCTTTTTGCAAACTTTTATATCATATGATCtctgattgagagttgtctctttggcaatcacaccacttcgtcttgtttttatattaaatgtaaaCTATTCTCttgttttctaaaaaaatgttaactgtcagcaaatagttttttttttttttatttattaaataactaGATGTAATTTCGAAATTTTGAAGACGGAGGGACCATTATTGACTTTTGTGTTGTCAGGAAGTTCTCATTTAAAATGTTTCAAACTTAAAAGGTTATACAGCCAGGTTTTGAAGACATGGATACAACATGTTCTATAATCAGAGCATCCAATCGCAGGTTGCTGAATTGTTGGTTAGTAAGACAAAGAACAGTTTAAGCAGGTTTTccctctgtttttttttaattgactgaGAAATAAATCAATACGTTTCAAGTTagtacattgtataaaaaaaaacagtgaataTACGTATATGTATACTAAGTAATTAGATACAAGTGGGAAAGAATAATCTTATGTTCTATATACAACTGTGTTTCATGCTATCTTGAGCCAAACTAGTTGCTCTTTTTTCTAAACTACTTTTATTGAAAATGAATGAAGTTGTGGTTAGTTTCAATATCAAATTCTATCAGTTTGAGGGGAAAGGGAGGGGGGCTAtgttatatttatcttatctGTTCTTTCGTCCAACGAATATAGACCTCACATAGTTCTAATGTAATACTGATTAGAGTGACTTCATATTTGACCAGATGCTTGACATCTTAGTcttaaatacattaaatattttaattgttgttAGCTTTGAACTATCACGCAGTCACTGCGCGTACTCACAGAGCTGCACTTTGTGTCTtttgagttttattttattttctcgaTATGATGAGTtcagcccttttcaactgattttcttaatttgttcttattttttcTGTCCAAAGTTAGGAGAGGTTTGGCCTCTGAAAACAT
This sequence is a window from Mytilus edulis chromosome 1, xbMytEdul2.2, whole genome shotgun sequence. Protein-coding genes within it:
- the LOC139498794 gene encoding craniofacial development protein 2-like → MRRYKLHILGVSESRWTDSGRITTRTGETTLYSGRVDGHHHEEVAIILKKGMAKYLMEWKPINSRLIMAWLKGKEVSMTILQCYAPTNDSSEEKKDAFYEQLQQEIDKTPKHDIKIIMGDMNAKVGSSNTHYERAMGNHGCGNMNENGERLAELCTTNNYVIGGTIFPHRHIHKLTWCSPNQRDKNQIDHIMINGMWKRSLLDVKVKRGADVGSDHHLVTADIKLKLRANGKNTRSWKQFDIEKLKESNVRKEYTTLTRNRFKILENLNDEDDTETIDDKWEKISEIFTKSADKSIGFKQKQKHKDWITPRT